One genomic window of Aptenodytes patagonicus chromosome 3, bAptPat1.pri.cur, whole genome shotgun sequence includes the following:
- the RSAD2 gene encoding S-adenosylmethionine-dependent nucleotide dehydratase RSAD2 yields MYLGVLGRLPLAVARALLAALRGRLGALCWSLAPLSLPLPLPGWRRVSAPSPAAPAGPRREREWDDAFPTPTSVNYHFTRQCNYKCGFCFHTAKTSFVLPLEEAKRGLAMLKEAGMEKINFSGGEPFLQDRGEFVGRLVQFCKQELKLPSVSIVSNGSLIRERWFKKYGEYLDILAISCDSFDENVNVLIGRGQGKKNHVENLHKLRQWCREYAVAFKINSVINRFNVEEDMNEQIKALNPVRWKVFQCLLIEGENSGEDALREAEKFVISDEDFEQFLDRHKDISCLVPESNQKMRDSYLILDEYMRFLNCRNGRKEPSKSILDVGIEAAIKFSGFDEKMFLRRGGKYVWSKADMKLDW; encoded by the exons atGTACCTGGGCGTGCTGGGCCGCCTGCCGCTGGCGGTGGCGCGGGCGCTGCTGGCGGCGCTGCGCGGGAGGCTGGGCGCGCTGTGCTGGAGCCTGgcacccctctccctgcccctgcccctgcccggctgGCGGCGGGTCtcggcccccagccccgccgccccggccggccccCGGCGGGAGCGGGAGTGGGACGACGCGTTCCCGACGCCCACCAGCGTCAATTACCACTTCACCCGGCAGTGCAACTACAAGTGCGGCTTCTGCTTCCACACGGCCAAGACGTCCTTCGTGCTGCCCCTCGAGGAGGCCAAGCGGGGGCTGGCGATGCTCAAGGAGGCGG gaatggagaaaataaatttctcGGGAGGAGAACCGTTTCTTCAGGACAGAGGCGAATTTGTAGGCAGACTGGTCCAGTTTTGCAAGCAGGAGCTGAAGCTGCCAAGTGTCAGCATTGTTAGCAACGGCAGCCTGATCAGGGAACGGTGGTTCAAGAAGTACG GTGAATATTTAGACATTCTGGCAATTTCATGTGATAGTTTTGATGAGAATGTCAATGTTTTAATTGGCCGTGGTCAAGGAAAGAAGAACCACGTGGAAAACCTGCATAAACTGAGACAGTGGTGCCGAGAGTATGctgttgctttcaaaataaattcagtgatCAACAGATTTAATGTTGAGGAAGATATGAATGAGCAGATCAAGGCACTCAACCCTGTGCGCTGGAAG GTATTCCAGTGCCTGCTCATCGAAGGGGAGAACAGTGGTGAGGATGCCctgagagaagcagagaaatttGTTATCAGCGATGAAGACTTTGAACAATTCCTGGATCGCCACAAAGATATCTCCTGTTTGGTACCGGAATCTAATCAGAAG ATGAGGGATTCATACCTCATTCTGGATGAATAC ATGCGTTTTCTAAACTGTAGAAATGGACGGAAAGAGCCTTCCAAGTCTATCCTAGATGTTGGCATAGAAGCAGCTATAAAATTCAGTGGATTTGATGAGAAGATGTTCCtaagaagaggaggaaagtatGTGTGGAGTAAAGCAGACATGAAACTGGACTGGTAA